The proteins below are encoded in one region of Enhydrobacter sp.:
- a CDS encoding PhoH family protein, producing MTFDDNALLAVLYGDHDRNLARIEQLAGVQISARGNQLAISGKADDAGVAHKAIAGLYERLKRGLSIEPADIDAAVRFARSSDVDRGDEEGIRTRRRTVQARSPGQRVYLAALRERDMVFALGPAGSGKTYLAVAMGVSLLLAGRVERIVLSRPAVEAGERLGFLPGDMREKIDPYLRPLYDALHDMLPAEQIANRLESGEIEIAPLAFMRGRTLSHCYVILDEAQNTTPMQMRMFLTRLGEGSRMVITGDPSQTDLPGGQKSGLADAVETLEGVDGVRFVRLGAKDVVRHDLVTRIVEAYDAHDRQRRA from the coding sequence ATGACGTTCGATGACAATGCCCTGCTGGCGGTGCTCTATGGCGATCACGACCGCAATCTGGCGCGCATCGAGCAGCTCGCCGGCGTGCAGATCAGCGCCCGCGGCAACCAGCTCGCCATTTCGGGCAAAGCCGACGATGCGGGTGTCGCGCACAAGGCCATCGCCGGTCTTTACGAACGGCTGAAGCGGGGCCTGTCGATCGAGCCGGCCGATATCGACGCCGCGGTCCGCTTCGCACGGAGCAGTGACGTCGACCGTGGCGACGAAGAGGGCATCCGCACCCGCCGCCGGACGGTGCAGGCGCGCTCACCCGGTCAGCGCGTCTATCTGGCGGCGCTGCGCGAGCGCGACATGGTGTTCGCGCTGGGCCCCGCTGGCAGCGGCAAGACCTATCTCGCCGTCGCCATGGGCGTCTCGTTGCTGCTGGCTGGCAGGGTCGAGCGCATCGTCCTGTCGCGGCCGGCGGTGGAAGCGGGCGAGCGGCTGGGCTTCCTGCCGGGCGACATGAGGGAAAAGATCGATCCTTACCTGCGGCCGCTGTACGATGCGCTGCACGACATGCTGCCCGCCGAGCAGATCGCCAATCGCCTCGAATCGGGCGAAATCGAGATCGCGCCGCTGGCCTTCATGCGCGGCCGCACGCTCTCCCACTGCTACGTCATCCTGGACGAGGCGCAGAACACCACGCCCATGCAGATGCGCATGTTCCTCACAAGGCTCGGCGAGGGATCGCGCATGGTGATCACGGGCGATCCCAGCCAGACCGACTTGCCGGGGGGCCAGAAGTCGGGCCTCGCCGATGCTGTCGAAACCCTCGAGGGCGTCGATGGCGTGCGCTTCGTGCGGCTGGGGGCGAAAGACGTCGTGCGCCACGATCTCGTGACGCGGATCGTCGAGGCCTATGACGCGCACGACCGGCAGCGCAGGGCTTAG
- the miaB gene encoding tRNA (N6-isopentenyl adenosine(37)-C2)-methylthiotransferase MiaB, producing the protein MIPIPTDGKRKRVFIRTYGCQMNVYDSDRMADVLRSLGYALSESPEQADLVVLNTCHIREKASEKVYSELGRLRDVKAGRRRNGGDLTIAVAGCVAQAEGEEIARRQPAVDIVVGPQAYHRLPQLLAEAERRSAFRRAGKRLPGAGVLDTEFPAESKFDHLPAPGGVRAGAAYLSIQEGCDKFCTFCVVPYTRGAEYSRPAEAILQEARTLVAAGAVELTLLGQNVNAWHGEAVDGSTWSLAWLIRALAEIDGLARIRYTTSHPRDMDDDLIAVHGEVPQLMPYLHLPVQSGSDRILEAMNRGHGRDLFRRIADRLRGRRPDLALSSDFIVGFPGESDADFDQTMRLVEEVGFAAAFSFKYSRRPGTPGAALADQVPEAVKAARLAALQTLLAHQQRAFNRATLGSSVPVLFAEAGRKPGQMLGKSPWLQSVYVEGPGSLLGRIAEVELLEAHAVSVAGRLTSSFEAAA; encoded by the coding sequence ATGATCCCCATCCCGACCGACGGGAAGCGCAAGCGCGTGTTCATCCGCACCTACGGGTGCCAGATGAACGTCTACGACTCGGACCGCATGGCCGATGTCCTGCGATCGCTCGGCTATGCCCTGTCGGAAAGCCCCGAGCAGGCCGACCTCGTCGTGCTCAACACCTGCCACATCCGCGAGAAGGCATCGGAGAAGGTCTATTCCGAGCTCGGCCGCCTGCGCGACGTCAAGGCCGGGCGCCGCCGCAACGGCGGCGACCTCACCATCGCCGTGGCGGGCTGTGTGGCGCAGGCCGAAGGCGAAGAGATCGCAAGGCGGCAGCCGGCCGTCGACATCGTCGTCGGCCCGCAGGCCTACCATCGCCTGCCCCAGCTCCTGGCCGAAGCGGAGCGCCGGTCGGCCTTTCGCAGAGCCGGCAAGCGGCTGCCGGGAGCGGGCGTGCTCGACACCGAGTTTCCGGCCGAGAGCAAGTTCGACCACTTGCCCGCGCCCGGCGGCGTGCGCGCCGGCGCGGCCTACCTGTCGATCCAGGAAGGCTGCGACAAGTTCTGCACCTTCTGCGTCGTGCCCTACACACGCGGCGCAGAATACTCTCGGCCGGCCGAGGCGATCCTGCAGGAAGCCCGCACTCTCGTCGCAGCCGGCGCAGTCGAGCTCACGCTGCTTGGTCAGAACGTCAACGCCTGGCACGGCGAGGCGGTCGACGGATCGACCTGGTCGCTTGCGTGGCTGATCCGCGCCCTCGCCGAGATCGATGGCCTGGCGCGCATCCGATACACCACCTCCCATCCGCGCGACATGGACGACGACCTGATCGCCGTGCACGGCGAGGTGCCGCAGCTCATGCCGTATCTGCATCTCCCCGTGCAGTCGGGATCGGACCGGATCCTCGAGGCGATGAACCGTGGCCACGGGCGCGATCTCTTCCGCCGCATTGCTGATCGGTTGCGTGGGCGGCGGCCCGATCTTGCGCTTTCGTCCGATTTCATCGTCGGCTTCCCGGGCGAGAGCGACGCCGACTTCGACCAGACGATGCGGCTGGTCGAGGAAGTGGGCTTCGCCGCGGCGTTCTCGTTCAAGTACAGCCGTCGCCCCGGCACGCCCGGCGCGGCGCTGGCCGACCAGGTTCCCGAGGCGGTGAAGGCGGCACGGCTCGCGGCGCTGCAGACGCTGCTGGCGCATCAGCAGCGCGCCTTCAACCGGGCCACCCTCGGCTCCAGCGTGCCGGTCCTCTTCGCGGAGGCCGGCCGCAAGCCCGGCCAGATGCTGGGCAAGAGCCCCTGGCTGCAATCGGTCTATGTCGAAGGACCTGGCTCGTTGCTCGGCCGCATTGCCGAGGTCGAGCTGCTCGAGGCTCACGCAGTCAGCGTCGCCGGTCGGCTGACGTCCTCGTTCGAGGCGGCGGCGTGA
- a CDS encoding enoyl-CoA hydratase/isomerase family protein encodes MTVRFTVVNHVGWLEFNRPPVNAFTHEMVEETCSGIAAALADPAVHVLVLASAVEGYFSAGADLNVFKGMTGEGMRRWAERCHGIVRGLRESPKPLLAAIHGTAVGGGLEMTLHCDLRFAAADARLGQPEVRIGFIPPIATTQALVRLIGRPRAIRYLYDGGMVPAAEALQWGLIDELVEPASLRGRVQAYGEELAGRSPAALAAIRRTVTLGGGMTFEEGRAFELETVVALADSSDFAEGVDAFLAKRPPVWRRP; translated from the coding sequence ATGACGGTCCGCTTCACCGTCGTGAACCATGTCGGCTGGCTGGAGTTCAACCGGCCGCCGGTCAACGCCTTCACGCACGAGATGGTGGAGGAGACATGCAGTGGCATCGCGGCGGCGCTTGCCGACCCTGCGGTGCACGTGCTGGTGCTGGCGAGCGCCGTCGAGGGCTATTTCAGCGCCGGGGCCGATCTCAACGTCTTCAAGGGTATGACCGGCGAGGGGATGCGTCGTTGGGCCGAACGCTGCCACGGCATCGTCCGCGGCCTTCGTGAATCGCCCAAGCCCCTGCTCGCGGCGATCCACGGCACCGCCGTCGGCGGCGGACTGGAGATGACGCTCCACTGCGACCTGCGCTTCGCTGCCGCGGATGCGCGGCTGGGCCAGCCCGAGGTCCGCATCGGCTTCATTCCGCCGATCGCCACCACCCAGGCGCTGGTGCGCCTGATCGGCCGCCCGCGGGCCATCCGCTATCTCTACGACGGCGGCATGGTGCCCGCCGCCGAGGCGCTGCAATGGGGGCTGATCGATGAGCTGGTCGAGCCGGCCAGCCTGCGCGGACGGGTGCAGGCCTACGGCGAGGAGTTGGCGGGCAGGTCGCCGGCCGCCCTCGCTGCCATTCGACGAACGGTCACCCTGGGCGGCGGCATGACTTTCGAGGAGGGGCGGGCATTCGAGCTCGAGACGGTGGTCGCGCTGGCCGACAGTTCGGATTTCGCCGAGGGCGTGGATGCCTTCCTGGCCAAGCGGCCACCGGTCTGGCGCCGGCCGTGA
- a CDS encoding lysophospholipid acyltransferase family protein — protein sequence MASYLLLTLLLLPIHLLALTLGLRPVMNGLPVIYHRMVCFILGIRVRVHGRRSNVTPTLFVCNHVSYLDIEVLGGLVPGSFVAKAEVATWPFFKTLAKAQRTIFVERTSSKTSSSRDEMMKRLDTGDNLMLFPEGTSSDGTRVLPFRTALFGVAQLRRDGKPIVVQPVAISYTRLDGIPLGRYWRPLFAWFGDLDLVPHLWQMVCLGETEAIVTFFPPVDIDRLGDRKKLAEFCFRQVSSGVQAANTGRLELLPPVEA from the coding sequence TTGGCGAGCTATCTGTTGCTCACCTTGCTGTTGCTGCCCATCCACCTGCTGGCGCTGACGCTCGGCCTGCGCCCGGTGATGAACGGGCTGCCTGTGATCTATCACCGGATGGTCTGCTTCATCCTGGGCATCCGCGTACGCGTGCACGGCAGGCGCTCGAACGTGACGCCGACCTTGTTCGTCTGCAATCACGTGTCCTATCTCGACATCGAGGTGCTGGGCGGCCTCGTGCCCGGCAGCTTCGTCGCCAAGGCCGAGGTCGCGACCTGGCCGTTCTTCAAGACGCTGGCCAAGGCGCAGCGCACGATCTTCGTCGAACGGACGTCGAGCAAGACGAGTTCCAGCCGTGACGAGATGATGAAGCGGCTCGACACCGGCGACAACCTGATGCTGTTCCCGGAAGGCACGAGCAGCGACGGTACGCGCGTGCTGCCGTTCCGCACCGCCTTGTTCGGCGTGGCCCAGCTCAGGCGCGACGGCAAGCCGATCGTGGTCCAGCCGGTGGCGATCTCCTACACGCGCCTCGACGGCATTCCGCTCGGCCGTTACTGGCGGCCGCTCTTCGCCTGGTTCGGCGATCTCGATCTCGTGCCACATCTTTGGCAGATGGTGTGCCTCGGCGAGACTGAGGCGATCGTGACTTTCTTCCCTCCGGTCGATATCGACCGGCTGGGCGACCGCAAGAAGCTCGCCGAGTTCTGCTTCCGCCAGGTGTCGTCGGGTGTGCAGGCGGCCAACACCGGCCGACTCGAGCTGCTGCCGCCGGTCGAGGCATGA
- the ybeY gene encoding rRNA maturation RNase YbeY has protein sequence MTRTTGSAGLSCTVVVLDRAWRRALPGVERRVRRAARAAFAGSRRTARSSVVIALADDARVRTLNARDRRKDKPTNVLSYPSGEKAFLGDIILARQTVWREAREQGKAAADHLTHLVVHGTLHLLGYDHETGEADARRMEALERRILTKLGIADPYS, from the coding sequence ATGACGCGCACGACCGGCAGCGCAGGGCTTAGCTGCACGGTCGTCGTGCTCGATCGGGCGTGGCGCCGCGCGCTGCCTGGCGTCGAACGCCGGGTGCGCCGCGCCGCCCGTGCAGCCTTTGCTGGAAGTCGGCGCACGGCGCGCTCCTCGGTGGTCATCGCTCTCGCTGACGATGCGCGGGTGCGCACACTCAATGCACGCGACCGCAGGAAGGACAAGCCGACCAACGTTCTTTCCTATCCGTCCGGCGAAAAGGCCTTCCTCGGCGACATCATCTTGGCGCGGCAGACGGTGTGGCGCGAGGCGCGAGAGCAGGGCAAGGCCGCCGCCGATCACCTCACCCACCTCGTGGTGCACGGGACGTTGCACCTTCTGGGTTACGACCACGAGACCGGCGAAGCGGATGCCCGCCGCATGGAAGCGCTCGAGCGCCGCATCCTCACGAAGCTCGGCATCGCCGATCCGTACTCGTAG